A single genomic interval of bacterium harbors:
- a CDS encoding vitamin B12-dependent ribonucleotide reductase (catalyzes the reduction of ribonucleotides to deoxyribonucleotides; the rate-limiting step in dNTP synthesis), with amino-acid sequence VGMYEDGSPGEIFIKMSKEGSTISGLMDAFATSISMALQYGVPLRVLSSKFQRMRFEPSGFTINPDIPSATSIMDYIFRWLEKKFMVVAENGTVGDLRRTTRSDDDETSSKANRFDIVLETEIPDPKQVELFSVAEGNEGPACPECGNLTVQRGSCYYCTVCGASATGCS; translated from the coding sequence CAGTTGGGATGTACGAAGATGGCTCTCCCGGGGAGATTTTTATTAAGATGTCGAAAGAGGGATCGACAATTTCTGGATTGATGGATGCGTTCGCAACTTCGATATCGATGGCGTTGCAGTATGGCGTTCCTCTGAGGGTGCTGTCGAGTAAATTCCAGCGGATGCGGTTTGAACCATCCGGTTTTACAATCAATCCCGATATCCCTTCCGCAACATCGATCATGGATTACATTTTCCGGTGGTTGGAAAAGAAATTCATGGTCGTTGCCGAAAATGGAACGGTTGGTGATTTACGTCGCACTACCCGCAGCGACGACGATGAAACGAGTAGTAAAGCAAATCGTTTCGATATCGTTTTAGAAACCGAAATCCCCGACCCGAAACAAGTAGAGTTGTTTAGTGTTGCAGAGGGCAATGAAGGTCCCGCTTGTCCGGAATGCGGGAACTTGACTGTTCAGCGGGGAAGTTGCTACTATTGTACGGTTTGCGGCGCTTCTG